A window from Chlamydia gallinacea 08-1274/3 encodes these proteins:
- the incB gene encoding inclusion membrane protein IncB, with product MSAPACNNLENGTSLTNVLVSMDNRARQTCHRINELATQVNTITNSLSEFSGKAETALALSATTDANLFKLKQQVEELSDSLKAVGGLLVDLVEEPARSRLPQKSSSMKYVIKCTPPGLCAKVMAVIITVIALISIAVLIACAVAACGGFPIFVSLLNMYTIGACISLPILSCTSVATLVLSSLSIVSLLKSQPTIYVSTKQNVA from the coding sequence ATGTCTGCTCCTGCATGCAACAACTTGGAAAATGGCACTTCATTAACTAACGTACTCGTTAGTATGGATAATCGTGCACGTCAAACATGCCATAGAATAAATGAACTCGCCACACAAGTAAATACCATAACCAATTCTCTTTCAGAGTTTTCAGGAAAAGCAGAAACAGCTCTGGCATTATCAGCAACTACAGATGCCAATCTCTTTAAACTAAAACAACAGGTTGAAGAATTATCTGATTCTCTAAAAGCTGTTGGAGGATTATTAGTAGATTTAGTTGAAGAGCCAGCAAGATCTCGCCTTCCTCAAAAATCATCTAGCATGAAGTATGTAATAAAATGTACTCCGCCAGGTTTATGTGCAAAAGTTATGGCTGTTATCATCACAGTTATCGCCTTAATTTCTATTGCTGTTCTTATTGCATGTGCAGTAGCCGCCTGTGGTGGATTCCCTATTTTCGTTTCTTTATTAAATATGTATACTATTGGTGCTTGTATATCACTACCTATTCTCTCTTGTACTTCTGTAGCAACACTAGTGTTATCATCACTATCTATTGTCTCATTATTAAAAAGCCAACCTACCATTTATGTATCAACGAAACAAAATGTAGCTTAA
- a CDS encoding sodium-dependent transporter → MMKDRIQFSSRLGFIFSMMGIAIGAGNIWRFPRIVAQNGNGAIIIVWLLFLFIWSIPLILIELALGKLTKKSPIGALIKTSGPKSAWLGGFITLVTTCILAYYSNIVGWGLSYFYYSISGKIYAGNNFVHLWESHYQSAFPLGFHFLSLLLAYMIIRKGVVEGIERCNKILIPSFFICTLILFLRAITLPNAMQGIKQLFSFEWSALSNYKLWLEALIQNAWDTGAGWGLLLVYAGFASKKTGIVSNGALTAIANNLVSLIMGVIVFSACTSLDVLGTTQLQQGSGASNIGIAFIYLPELFTRIPGASYLPAMFSSIFFLAFAIASLSSMISMLFLLSQTLSELGMRKHIAESVATIIAFLLGVPSSLSITIFTNQDSVWGTGLIVNGLIIIYAAITYGLPRLKKQIIYSVPDDIHLNSTFDSMVKYLLPIEGILLLCWCFYEGLFPKDGSYWWNPFSAYSLSSLILQWSVGLIILWSLNKKLFKQFSLHNLKNKI, encoded by the coding sequence ATTATGAAAGACCGTATCCAATTTTCTTCTCGATTAGGTTTTATCTTTTCCATGATGGGAATCGCTATTGGAGCTGGAAATATCTGGCGTTTCCCTAGAATTGTCGCACAAAATGGTAATGGAGCTATAATTATCGTCTGGCTTCTCTTTTTATTTATCTGGTCCATTCCGTTAATTCTTATCGAACTTGCTCTAGGAAAATTAACTAAAAAGTCTCCTATAGGTGCTTTGATTAAAACATCTGGCCCTAAATCTGCATGGTTAGGAGGATTTATTACCCTTGTTACGACATGTATCCTAGCGTATTATTCCAACATTGTTGGCTGGGGTTTGAGTTATTTTTACTACTCTATTTCTGGAAAAATCTATGCGGGAAATAATTTTGTTCATCTATGGGAATCTCACTATCAAAGCGCGTTCCCCCTAGGATTTCACTTTTTATCCCTACTTCTAGCCTATATGATCATTCGCAAGGGAGTTGTGGAAGGAATTGAAAGATGTAATAAGATCTTAATCCCCTCCTTTTTTATCTGCACACTGATTCTTTTTTTACGCGCTATAACCCTTCCTAATGCTATGCAAGGAATTAAACAGCTCTTCAGCTTTGAATGGTCTGCATTATCCAACTATAAATTATGGCTTGAAGCATTAATACAAAATGCTTGGGATACAGGTGCTGGATGGGGATTGTTATTAGTATATGCGGGATTTGCATCTAAAAAAACAGGTATAGTATCCAATGGAGCTTTGACAGCAATTGCTAATAACTTAGTCTCTTTAATTATGGGAGTGATTGTATTTTCCGCTTGTACTTCTCTTGATGTCTTAGGAACAACGCAATTACAACAAGGTTCAGGAGCTTCAAATATAGGGATAGCATTTATCTATTTACCCGAACTTTTTACTAGAATTCCAGGAGCTTCCTATTTACCTGCTATGTTCAGTTCTATTTTTTTTCTAGCTTTTGCTATTGCCTCCCTATCTTCTATGATCTCCATGCTATTCCTTTTATCCCAAACTCTCTCCGAGCTAGGGATGAGAAAACATATAGCAGAGTCTGTAGCTACAATTATTGCTTTTTTACTCGGAGTCCCTTCTTCCCTAAGTATTACTATATTTACTAATCAAGATTCTGTGTGGGGGACAGGATTAATTGTTAACGGCCTTATCATTATCTACGCAGCAATCACCTATGGCCTACCTCGGTTAAAAAAACAAATCATTTATTCTGTTCCCGATGATATCCACCTCAATAGTACTTTCGATTCTATGGTAAAATATTTACTACCCATTGAGGGGATACTATTACTTTGTTGGTGCTTTTACGAAGGACTATTCCCTAAAGACGGTAGCTACTGGTGGAACCCTTTCTCAGCATATAGTTTATCAAGTTTAATTTTGCAGTGGTCAGTTGGATTAATTATTTTATGGTCCTTAAATAAAAAACTTTTTAAACAATTTTCATTGCATAATTTAAAAAATAAAATTTAG
- a CDS encoding dicarboxylate/amino acid:cation symporter → MSKKLKKPNYTTMLLTSIILGLALGALNCDFIFQSAAIVSGFFLKFLRFLSLPLVFFGIGSTITSIQSCKVMLSVVQKTLYYTLLTTVISATVGLGLFLLIHPTMPLKKGLLTNHGSSATSYIEILSKTIPNNILEPFIENNVLSATFLSAILSVSSLFLQEEERKYTHKLFSTFFSILLNIAKGVLKLLLPATLAFSILLYKELSQSQGNLIKFSKYLICIVGANLIQGLIILPMLLKTNKLSPKRIAQAMSPALITAFFSKSSTTTLPLTMELAEEKLSIHTSLSRLAFPLCSVINMNGCAAFILVTILFICTSYGMTFSIFSMIGWIFIATLCAVGNAGVPMGCYFLTSSLLTSMNIPLDILGLILPFYTMLDMIETSLNVWSDCCVVNITNKRLSKKIKANEL, encoded by the coding sequence ATGAGCAAGAAACTTAAAAAACCAAATTATACTACCATGCTATTAACCAGCATCATACTCGGGCTGGCTTTAGGTGCTTTAAATTGCGACTTCATATTTCAAAGTGCAGCAATTGTATCAGGATTTTTTTTAAAATTCCTAAGATTTTTAAGCCTTCCTCTAGTATTTTTCGGTATTGGCTCAACAATTACTTCTATTCAAAGCTGTAAGGTTATGCTGTCTGTTGTGCAAAAAACTTTATACTATACATTGTTAACCACCGTTATTTCCGCAACTGTAGGATTAGGATTATTTTTATTAATTCACCCCACAATGCCATTAAAAAAAGGCTTACTCACTAACCACGGATCTTCAGCTACAAGTTACATCGAAATATTATCAAAAACAATTCCTAATAATATTCTAGAGCCGTTTATTGAAAATAACGTGCTCTCTGCAACATTTTTATCTGCCATACTAAGCGTCTCTTCTTTGTTTCTTCAGGAAGAAGAAAGAAAGTACACCCACAAACTCTTCTCTACGTTTTTTTCTATTTTATTAAATATTGCTAAAGGAGTTCTTAAATTATTACTCCCCGCAACACTTGCCTTCTCTATTCTACTTTATAAAGAGCTCTCTCAAAGCCAAGGGAATTTAATTAAATTCAGTAAGTATCTTATTTGCATAGTAGGAGCAAATCTTATCCAAGGGCTTATCATCCTGCCCATGCTATTAAAAACAAATAAATTATCCCCTAAACGCATAGCACAAGCTATGTCGCCTGCTTTAATCACAGCTTTTTTTTCAAAATCTTCAACAACCACACTTCCTCTCACAATGGAATTGGCTGAAGAAAAGCTCAGTATTCACACCTCACTATCTCGTCTAGCCTTTCCTCTTTGTTCTGTAATTAATATGAATGGATGTGCAGCCTTTATTTTAGTTACTATCCTTTTCATTTGTACTTCTTATGGTATGACATTTTCTATATTCTCCATGATTGGGTGGATTTTTATTGCAACACTATGTGCCGTAGGTAATGCCGGAGTTCCTATGGGATGTTATTTTCTTACCTCCTCTTTGCTCACATCTATGAATATCCCTCTCGATATTCTAGGGCTCATCCTTCCCTTTTATACCATGCTTGATATGATCGAAACATCTCTAAACGTTTGGTCTGATTGCTGCGTTGTCAATATTACAAACAAGCGCTTGTCCAAAAAAATTAAAGCAAATGAATTATGA
- the mgtE gene encoding magnesium transporter has translation MDSKTSHLDDELSFKLEKVFTCLSTSIHSHDLSKIVSEYHPIDLAYAVSCLPPDSRAILYKNLSCMAARVAFIINTDSASRWAIFRKLTDMEVCALIDQMPPDEAVWVLDDIPDRRYRRILELIDFKKALKIRDLQKHGRNTAGRLMTNEFFAFLMETTVQDVAACIRSNPGIDLTRLVFVLDFKGELQGVVTDRSLIINPPEIPLKQIMNQVEHKVLPDATREEVVDLVERYKIAALPVVDEENFLIGAITYEDVVEAIEDIADETIARMAGTTEDVGYHSCHVVQRFLLRAPWLLVTLCAGLVSASVMSYFQKIAPSLLALVIFFIPLINGMSGNVGVQCSTILVRSMATGTLSFGRRRETIFKEMSIGLLTGVALGILCGLVVYLMGFMGMNLFAGGLQLGVTVASGVLGASLTATTLGVLSPFFFVKLGVDPALASGPIVTALNDIMSMVIFFLITGLLNFFFFS, from the coding sequence ATGGATTCAAAAACGAGTCACCTAGATGATGAGCTCAGTTTTAAACTTGAAAAAGTATTTACTTGTTTATCCACAAGTATCCACTCTCATGATCTTTCTAAGATTGTTAGTGAGTATCATCCTATAGATTTAGCTTATGCCGTTTCTTGTTTACCTCCAGATTCTAGAGCTATTCTTTATAAAAATCTTTCCTGTATGGCTGCTAGAGTTGCATTTATTATTAATACAGATTCTGCATCGCGTTGGGCAATTTTTCGAAAGCTTACTGATATGGAGGTTTGTGCTTTAATTGACCAAATGCCTCCAGATGAAGCTGTTTGGGTATTAGATGATATTCCTGATCGTCGGTACCGCAGGATTTTAGAGCTTATAGATTTTAAAAAAGCTTTAAAAATTCGTGATCTGCAAAAGCATGGTAGAAATACTGCGGGAAGGCTGATGACAAATGAGTTTTTCGCATTTTTAATGGAAACAACAGTACAAGATGTTGCGGCCTGTATTAGAAGCAACCCCGGAATAGATTTAACGCGCCTTGTATTTGTTTTAGATTTTAAGGGAGAATTACAGGGAGTAGTTACCGATCGGAGCTTAATTATTAACCCTCCCGAGATTCCTCTAAAACAAATCATGAATCAGGTAGAGCATAAAGTTTTGCCTGATGCCACTCGAGAAGAAGTAGTTGACCTTGTAGAGCGTTATAAAATTGCAGCACTACCTGTAGTAGATGAAGAGAATTTTCTTATAGGTGCTATTACTTATGAAGATGTAGTAGAAGCTATTGAAGATATTGCTGATGAAACCATTGCACGTATGGCAGGAACTACAGAAGATGTGGGATATCACAGCTGCCATGTGGTTCAGAGGTTTCTTTTAAGGGCTCCTTGGTTACTAGTAACTTTATGCGCAGGATTGGTTAGTGCTTCTGTGATGTCGTACTTTCAGAAAATAGCCCCCTCTCTACTAGCTTTAGTTATTTTCTTTATTCCTTTAATTAATGGGATGTCTGGAAATGTGGGAGTACAATGTAGTACAATTTTAGTACGAAGTATGGCAACTGGAACTCTTTCTTTCGGACGTCGTCGAGAAACAATCTTTAAAGAAATGAGTATAGGCTTATTAACAGGAGTAGCTTTAGGAATTCTTTGTGGGTTAGTTGTTTATCTTATGGGATTCATGGGAATGAATTTGTTTGCTGGAGGATTGCAATTAGGGGTGACTGTTGCTTCTGGAGTTTTAGGCGCCTCACTCACGGCGACAACTCTTGGAGTTCTTTCTCCATTTTTTTTTGTGAAGCTTGGTGTAGATCCCGCTTTAGCTTCAGGCCCCATTGTAACGGCACTAAATGACATTATGTCGATGGTAATATTTTTCTTAATAACGGGATTATTAAATTTTTTCTTTTTTAGTTAA
- a CDS encoding CT214 family putative inclusion membrane protein, translated as MVAVLVGANALSSTIAVMSLFSFTLITCLSGLVLIAFLNSQKQLLSKLVLSNDMEFSKEEKEFLQTLIDLPTKADPEEIETTYLNEKIEERVFIQGRYYRNTSDYKHNVAERVANLEKLLEEYVQTMITALLHDSREEGLSRRILKEIQDLFVPKLSFRHSKLTLFYYLNKWSELLQKHSCADFLILILEKPEISCSIVEHVMNLSSAWGAQKGISYLKSMLCSFNLWMFGFFLSENYKEVIEEYNKDLLTEEVRLCIEKGNFVQLICKQLPTELLNRFISILPVPLEALAISECYAEHPGINSEEYVNNDPALRMLMDELNLHIAFCLDLPSVSSWSFKFVLAKNLSSLWEFCAFVRKHQQTLLKNVFLLIEFLHSHKKYQSLIREILSKAMPISSWKALLQPLVSGMFRAGIINHRELRVMASHLGIHLLDLMEIISSSHFLEELLPELFTES; from the coding sequence ATTGTTGCAGTACTTGTCGGTGCTAATGCGCTATCTAGTACTATAGCTGTTATGAGTTTATTTAGCTTTACTTTGATTACATGCTTATCTGGCTTGGTTCTCATTGCATTTTTAAATTCTCAAAAACAGCTGTTATCTAAGTTGGTCCTTTCTAATGACATGGAGTTTTCTAAGGAAGAGAAGGAGTTTTTACAAACTTTAATCGATTTGCCTACTAAGGCAGACCCTGAAGAAATTGAAACGACGTATTTAAATGAAAAAATAGAAGAACGTGTGTTTATTCAGGGGAGGTATTATCGAAACACCTCTGATTATAAGCATAATGTTGCTGAAAGGGTAGCAAATTTAGAAAAATTATTGGAAGAATATGTTCAAACAATGATAACAGCTCTTCTACATGATTCTAGAGAAGAAGGGTTATCTAGAAGGATTTTGAAGGAAATCCAAGATTTATTTGTTCCTAAATTGTCTTTTAGACATTCTAAGCTCACTCTATTCTACTATTTAAATAAATGGAGCGAATTGCTCCAAAAGCATTCTTGTGCTGATTTTTTAATTCTTATTTTAGAAAAACCTGAAATCAGTTGCTCTATTGTTGAGCATGTGATGAATCTTTCTAGTGCTTGGGGAGCTCAGAAAGGGATTTCATATTTAAAGTCAATGCTTTGCTCATTTAATTTATGGATGTTTGGCTTTTTCCTTAGTGAAAATTATAAAGAGGTTATAGAAGAATATAACAAAGATCTTCTTACTGAAGAAGTGCGCTTGTGTATAGAAAAGGGGAACTTCGTTCAATTAATTTGCAAGCAACTACCCACAGAATTACTTAATAGGTTTATTAGTATATTGCCAGTGCCTCTAGAGGCTTTGGCTATATCAGAGTGTTATGCGGAGCATCCTGGGATAAATTCTGAGGAATATGTAAATAATGATCCTGCATTAAGAATGCTAATGGATGAACTGAATTTGCACATAGCATTTTGTTTAGATTTGCCTTCGGTATCCTCATGGAGTTTTAAATTTGTTTTAGCGAAAAATTTATCGTCACTTTGGGAGTTCTGTGCATTTGTTAGGAAGCATCAACAAACCTTGCTGAAGAATGTATTTTTATTAATTGAGTTTTTACATAGTCATAAAAAGTACCAGAGTCTTATTAGGGAGATTCTTTCTAAAGCTATGCCTATTTCTTCTTGGAAAGCTCTGCTTCAACCTTTGGTTAGCGGTATGTTTAGAGCGGGAATAATTAATCATCGTGAACTTAGAGTTATGGCGAGTCATTTAGGAATTCACTTGCTGGATTTAATGGAAATCATTTCTTCAAGTCATTTTTTAGAAGAATTACTTCCTGAATTGTTTACAGAAAGCTGA